A DNA window from Methanococcus voltae PS contains the following coding sequences:
- a CDS encoding PhoU domain-containing protein, which translates to MMRGKDATLHAILNTIIEDEPETQDEIAEKLDVSRRYVAKLLKPLIDDKVVKHPYVLNIDKLQDYGKYIEEEKFFGQIINSLHEMGNCVMEHNAKIINALNTNDIEEAKSIIVMDYMLNRMEDELNLVIKMKYSKYLTNEQILLITSIASNIERCGDYLSNIAEEIVDGLVINENIKPDIHELQKTMTKMFPIAMQMVIDREVNMDIYEQEKKLHRIIDKVLDKISNQTPEISNILKYIEFGMFLKDVERFGDRSIKIYELSRELHYNIPSSTKIPENVRNG; encoded by the coding sequence ATGATGAGAGGAAAAGATGCAACACTACACGCGATATTAAATACAATAATTGAAGATGAACCTGAAACTCAGGACGAAATCGCTGAAAAATTAGACGTCAGTAGAAGATACGTTGCAAAACTTTTAAAACCCCTTATAGATGATAAAGTGGTAAAACACCCGTACGTATTAAATATTGATAAATTACAAGATTATGGAAAATATATCGAAGAAGAAAAGTTTTTTGGACAAATAATTAACTCATTGCACGAAATGGGTAATTGCGTAATGGAACATAACGCTAAAATAATAAATGCGCTTAATACTAACGATATAGAAGAAGCAAAATCAATTATAGTTATGGACTACATGTTAAATCGAATGGAAGATGAATTAAACTTAGTAATAAAGATGAAATACTCAAAATACTTGACAAATGAACAAATTTTACTTATAACGTCCATAGCTTCAAATATTGAAAGGTGTGGAGATTATTTATCCAATATTGCTGAAGAAATAGTTGATGGACTAGTTATTAATGAGAACATTAAACCAGATATCCACGAATTACAAAAAACCATGACTAAAATGTTTCCTATTGCTATGCAAATGGTGATTGATAGAGAAGTAAACATGGATATTTACGAGCAAGAAAAGAAATTACATAGAATTATTGACAAAGTATTAGATAAAATAAGTAACCAAACCCCCGAAATTAGCAATATATTAAAATATATTGAATTTGGAATGTTTTTAAAAGATGTAGAAAGATTTGGCGATAGAAGTATTAAAATTTATGAATTAAGTAGGGAATTACACTATAACATCCCATCTAGTACTAAAATTCCGGAAAACGTTAGAAATGGATAA